One window from the genome of Rhodopseudomonas sp. P2A-2r encodes:
- the rplK gene encoding 50S ribosomal protein L11: MAKKVTGYLKLQVPAGAANPSPPIGPALGQRGLNIMEFCKAFNAQTQKIEKATPIPVVITIYADRSFTFELKTPPMSFFIKKAADLKSGSKLPGRDKAGSVTKAQVREIAEAKMKDLNCDTIESAMKMVEGSARSMGVEVAG, translated from the coding sequence ATGGCAAAGAAAGTGACCGGATACCTGAAGCTTCAGGTGCCGGCCGGTGCGGCGAACCCCTCGCCCCCGATCGGTCCCGCGCTTGGTCAGCGCGGCCTCAACATCATGGAATTCTGCAAGGCGTTCAACGCGCAGACGCAGAAGATCGAGAAGGCTACCCCGATCCCCGTGGTGATCACGATCTACGCAGATCGTTCCTTCACGTTCGAACTGAAGACGCCGCCGATGTCCTTCTTCATCAAGAAGGCCGCCGATCTCAAGTCGGGCTCCAAGCTGCCTGGCCGTGACAAGGCCGGCTCGGTGACCAAGGCGCAGGTGCGCGAAATCGCCGAAGCGAAGATGAAAGATCTGAATTGCGACACCATTGAATCAGCCATGAAGATGGTT
- a CDS encoding DMT family transporter, producing the protein MALAMASFSVTDALTKFLTLQMNFGEVMLLRGLFAGVLIGLLVLHRRALRPLRVVVVAPVLMRIGGEIGGTILFLAAITNLPLANVSAIIQAQPLAVTLAAVLILGERVGWRRWLAIAAGFAGVLIIVRPGVDGFNQYAVLALISVAFYALRDLATKQIPAEIPALLVTLLTTVAIAMVGAVVMVPLGGWVTPSGSALGLLAVAAVLMLVGYQCIILALRAGDISAVAPFRYTQLLWAMLFGYLVFGDSPDGAMVLGSSVIVLSGIYAFHRERVRNRPLASTASAQDAL; encoded by the coding sequence ATGGCGCTCGCCATGGCCAGCTTCAGCGTCACCGACGCACTTACTAAATTCTTGACCTTGCAGATGAATTTCGGGGAGGTGATGCTGCTCCGCGGCCTGTTTGCGGGGGTCCTGATTGGCCTGCTCGTCCTGCATCGACGCGCCCTGCGGCCGCTGCGCGTCGTGGTCGTGGCGCCGGTGCTGATGCGCATCGGCGGGGAGATCGGCGGCACCATCCTGTTCCTGGCGGCGATCACCAACCTGCCGCTGGCCAATGTGTCGGCCATCATCCAGGCCCAGCCGCTGGCCGTCACCCTGGCCGCCGTGTTGATCCTCGGCGAGCGGGTCGGGTGGCGGCGTTGGCTGGCGATCGCGGCGGGCTTTGCCGGGGTGCTGATCATCGTGCGACCGGGCGTCGACGGCTTCAACCAGTATGCCGTGCTGGCGCTCATCTCGGTGGCGTTCTATGCCCTGCGCGATCTCGCTACCAAGCAAATTCCGGCGGAGATCCCGGCGCTGCTGGTCACGCTTCTCACCACCGTCGCGATCGCGATGGTCGGTGCCGTGGTGATGGTGCCGCTCGGCGGCTGGGTGACGCCATCCGGTTCTGCGCTTGGGCTGCTGGCGGTTGCCGCCGTGCTGATGCTGGTCGGCTATCAATGCATCATCCTGGCGCTGCGGGCCGGCGATATTTCGGCGGTGGCGCCGTTCCGCTACACGCAACTGCTGTGGGCGATGCTGTTTGGCTATCTCGTGTTCGGCGATTCGCCCGACGGCGCCATGGTGCTCGGTTCGAGCGTGATCGTGCTGTCGGGCATTTATGCCTTCCACCGCGAGCGCGTGCGCAACCGGCCGCTGGCCAGCACCGCCTCGGCTCAGGACGCGCTGTAA
- the secE gene encoding preprotein translocase subunit SecE: protein MAFSPFKFLQEVRSETAKVTWPSRRETTITTIMVFVMVALASIFFFAADQIIRLIVTFLLGIH, encoded by the coding sequence ATGGCTTTCAGCCCGTTCAAATTCCTGCAGGAAGTGCGGTCAGAGACCGCCAAGGTAACCTGGCCGTCGCGTCGCGAGACGACGATCACCACGATCATGGTGTTCGTGATGGTGGCGTTGGCTTCGATCTTCTTTTTCGCGGCGGATCAGATTATCCGCCTTATCGTGACCTTTTTGCTCGGCATCCATTGA
- a CDS encoding SDR family NAD(P)-dependent oxidoreductase, which translates to MGRLAGKSVVITGAGSGIGRAAALMFCKEGARLIAVDRSEATHETVDMVRKAGGIAEAVTADAGSEADVKGFIDLAVSRHGRLDAIWANAGISGGLVPLLDQTVEQWQEILRINLIGPFLAIKHSMPHMIGQKYGSIVCTASVAGLKSGASGHPYAASKAGVISLVQTTAYSLSGTGVRINAVCPGLIETGMTKPIFDNAKDRGTEGKIGQLNPLKRAGQPHELAAMGLFLASDDASYVNGQAIPVDGGLTASMPYAGKPI; encoded by the coding sequence ATGGGCCGTCTCGCAGGCAAATCCGTCGTCATCACCGGCGCCGGCAGCGGCATCGGCCGCGCCGCCGCGCTGATGTTTTGCAAGGAAGGCGCAAGACTGATCGCGGTGGACCGTTCCGAGGCGACCCATGAGACCGTCGACATGGTGCGCAAGGCCGGCGGCATCGCGGAAGCGGTCACCGCCGATGCAGGTTCCGAAGCCGACGTGAAAGGCTTCATCGATCTCGCGGTGTCCAGACACGGCCGGCTCGACGCCATCTGGGCCAATGCCGGCATCTCCGGTGGCCTTGTGCCGTTGCTCGACCAGACGGTGGAACAATGGCAGGAGATCCTGCGCATCAACCTGATCGGCCCCTTCCTGGCGATCAAGCATTCGATGCCACACATGATCGGGCAGAAATACGGTTCGATCGTCTGCACCGCGTCGGTGGCCGGCCTGAAGTCCGGCGCCTCGGGCCATCCCTATGCGGCGAGCAAGGCCGGCGTCATCAGCCTGGTGCAGACCACCGCCTATTCGCTCTCCGGCACCGGCGTGCGCATCAATGCGGTGTGTCCCGGCCTGATCGAAACCGGCATGACCAAGCCGATCTTCGACAACGCCAAGGACCGCGGCACCGAGGGCAAGATCGGCCAGCTCAACCCGCTGAAGCGCGCCGGTCAGCCGCATGAGCTGGCGGCGATGGGACTGTTCCTGGCCAGCGACGACGCGTCCTATGTCAACGGCCAGGCGATCCCGGTCGATGGCGGGCTGACGGCATCGATGCCCTATGCGGGCAAGCCGATCTGA
- the nusG gene encoding transcription termination/antitermination protein NusG, with protein MSMRWYIVHAYSNFEKKVAESIREQAKQRGLEDLFELVLVPTEKVTEVRRGRKMEAERKFFPGYVLVKMQLTDEAFHLIKNTPKVTGFLGAENKPMPISEAEAMRILHQVQEGVERPKASVSFEIGENVKVADGPFASFSGVVEEIDEARSRVKVAVSIFGRATPVELEFGQVEKV; from the coding sequence ATGAGCATGCGCTGGTATATCGTTCACGCCTATTCGAACTTCGAGAAGAAGGTTGCGGAATCGATTCGCGAGCAGGCCAAGCAGCGGGGTCTTGAGGATCTGTTCGAGCTGGTGCTGGTCCCGACCGAGAAGGTCACGGAAGTGCGCCGCGGCCGCAAGATGGAAGCCGAGCGCAAGTTCTTCCCGGGCTACGTGCTGGTGAAGATGCAGCTCACCGACGAAGCGTTTCATCTGATCAAGAACACCCCGAAGGTCACCGGTTTCCTCGGCGCGGAAAACAAGCCGATGCCGATCTCGGAAGCCGAGGCCATGCGCATCCTGCACCAGGTGCAGGAAGGCGTGGAGCGCCCGAAGGCGTCGGTGTCGTTCGAGATCGGCGAGAACGTCAAGGTCGCCGACGGCCCGTTCGCGTCGTTCTCCGGCGTGGTCGAGGAAATCGACGAGGCGCGTTCGCGCGTCAAGGTGGCGGTGTCGATCTTCGGTCGCGCCACCCCCGTCGAACTGGAATTCGGTCAGGTCGAAAAGGTCTGA
- a CDS encoding SDR family NAD(P)-dependent oxidoreductase, which produces MTLFDMTGKVAVITGSTRGIGRAIAERMAEHGAKVVVSSRKQDVCDQVTKEINDRFGAGSAVAIAANISSKENLQNLVDESKRAFGKIDVLVCNAASNPYYGPLAGISDDQFNKILSNNIVANNWLTSMVVPDMIARKDGSVIIVSSIGGIKGSTTIGAYCISKAADMQLARNLACEYGPHNVRVNCIAPGLIKTDFAKALWDNPDTLKASTARSPLLRIGIPDEIAGAAVFLGSAAGNFMTGQTMVIDGGATIS; this is translated from the coding sequence ATGACCTTGTTCGACATGACCGGAAAAGTGGCCGTCATCACTGGCTCGACGCGCGGCATCGGCCGCGCCATTGCCGAGCGCATGGCGGAACATGGCGCCAAGGTGGTGGTGTCGTCGCGCAAGCAGGATGTCTGCGATCAGGTGACGAAAGAGATCAACGATCGTTTCGGTGCTGGCTCCGCGGTGGCGATCGCTGCCAACATTTCCAGCAAGGAGAATTTGCAGAACCTGGTCGACGAGAGCAAGCGCGCCTTCGGCAAGATCGACGTGCTGGTCTGCAACGCCGCGTCCAATCCCTACTACGGGCCGCTGGCCGGCATCTCCGACGACCAGTTCAACAAGATCCTCAGCAACAACATCGTCGCCAACAACTGGCTGACCAGCATGGTCGTTCCCGACATGATCGCGCGCAAGGACGGCAGCGTGATCATCGTGTCTTCGATCGGCGGCATCAAGGGCTCGACCACCATCGGCGCCTATTGCATCTCCAAGGCCGCCGACATGCAGCTGGCGCGCAATCTCGCCTGCGAATACGGGCCGCACAATGTGCGCGTGAACTGCATCGCGCCCGGCCTGATCAAGACCGACTTTGCGAAAGCGCTGTGGGACAATCCCGACACGCTGAAGGCCTCCACCGCGCGCTCGCCGCTGCTGCGCATCGGCATCCCCGACGAGATCGCCGGTGCTGCAGTGTTCCTCGGCTCGGCGGCCGGCAACTTCATGACCGGCCAGACCATGGTGATCGACGGCGGCGCGACGATCAGCTGA
- a CDS encoding histidine phosphatase family protein: protein MSNDAKPFVAQHTVPAGVVATRWWWVRHAPVRNDGGNIYGQKDMDCDCSDRVVFDAVGKILPRNAVWFASNLKRTHQTADAIWAAGFPRPDVMLHEPDLAEQHLGDWQGMNRAQFFASRPIAVGSYWFAPIDDPAPNGESFMDLYNRVCRAIDRINVTHAGRDVIAVAHGGTIKAAIGLALSNQPDRGLAFTIDNCSVTRLDHLASDGHSGWRIPMVNQQPWIASPEHAAMHQPAGPEVTPTKLA, encoded by the coding sequence ATGTCCAACGACGCCAAGCCATTCGTTGCGCAACATACCGTGCCGGCAGGAGTCGTCGCGACGCGTTGGTGGTGGGTGCGCCACGCGCCGGTGCGCAACGATGGCGGCAACATCTACGGCCAGAAGGACATGGACTGCGACTGCAGCGATCGCGTGGTGTTCGACGCGGTCGGCAAGATCCTGCCGCGCAACGCGGTATGGTTCGCCAGCAACCTGAAGCGCACGCACCAGACCGCCGACGCGATCTGGGCGGCGGGGTTTCCCCGGCCCGATGTCATGCTGCATGAACCCGATCTCGCCGAACAGCATCTCGGCGACTGGCAGGGCATGAACCGCGCGCAGTTCTTTGCGTCCAGACCGATCGCGGTGGGCAGCTACTGGTTCGCCCCGATCGACGATCCCGCGCCGAACGGCGAGAGTTTCATGGATCTCTACAACCGGGTGTGCCGCGCCATCGACCGCATCAACGTCACCCATGCGGGCCGGGACGTCATCGCCGTCGCCCATGGCGGCACCATCAAGGCGGCGATCGGTCTCGCGCTCAGCAACCAGCCGGATCGCGGGCTGGCCTTCACCATCGACAATTGCTCGGTGACCCGGCTCGACCATCTCGCCAGCGACGGCCATTCCGGCTGGCGCATTCCCATGGTCAACCAGCAGCCATGGATCGCCAGCCCCGAACACGCCGCGATGCATCAGCCGGCCGGTCCGGAAGTGACGCCGACGAAACTTGCCTGA
- the tuf gene encoding elongation factor Tu, translating into MAKAKFERNKPHCNIGTIGHVDHGKTSLTAAITKVLAETGGATFTAYDQIDKAPEEKARGITISTAHVEYETANRHYAHVDCPGHADYVKNMITGAAQMDGGILVVSAADGPMPQTREHILLARQVGVPALVVFLNKCDMVDDPELLELVEMEVRELLSKYDFPGDDIPIIKGSALAALENSDQKLGHDAILELMKAVDAYIPQPERPIDQPFLMPVEDVFSISGRGTVVTGRVERGIVKVGEEIEIVGIRDTQKTICTGVEMFRKLLDQGQAGDNIGALLRGTKREEVERGQVLCKPGSVKPHTKFKAEAYILTKEEGGRHTPFFTNYRPQFYFRTTDVTGVVHLPEGTEMVMPGDNIAMEVHLIVPIAMEEKLRFAIREGGRTVGAGVVASIIE; encoded by the coding sequence ATGGCCAAAGCAAAATTCGAACGTAACAAGCCGCATTGCAACATCGGTACGATCGGTCACGTCGACCATGGCAAGACGTCGCTGACGGCGGCGATCACCAAGGTGTTGGCGGAGACGGGCGGTGCGACGTTCACGGCCTACGACCAGATCGACAAGGCGCCGGAAGAGAAGGCCCGCGGCATCACGATCTCGACCGCTCACGTCGAGTACGAGACCGCCAACCGCCACTACGCCCACGTCGACTGCCCCGGCCACGCCGACTATGTGAAGAACATGATCACCGGTGCGGCGCAGATGGACGGCGGCATTCTCGTCGTGTCGGCCGCTGACGGCCCGATGCCGCAGACCCGCGAACACATCCTGCTGGCGCGCCAGGTCGGCGTTCCCGCGCTGGTCGTGTTCCTCAACAAGTGCGACATGGTCGACGATCCGGAACTGCTCGAACTGGTGGAAATGGAAGTTCGCGAACTTCTCTCCAAGTACGACTTCCCGGGCGATGACATTCCGATCATCAAGGGTTCGGCGCTGGCCGCTCTCGAGAACTCCGACCAGAAGCTCGGTCACGACGCGATCCTGGAGCTGATGAAGGCGGTCGACGCCTACATCCCGCAGCCGGAACGCCCGATCGACCAGCCGTTCCTGATGCCGGTGGAAGACGTGTTCTCGATCTCGGGTCGCGGCACCGTCGTCACCGGCCGCGTCGAGCGCGGCATCGTCAAGGTTGGCGAGGAAATCGAGATCGTCGGTATCCGCGATACCCAGAAGACCATCTGCACCGGCGTGGAAATGTTCCGCAAGCTGCTCGATCAGGGCCAGGCCGGCGACAACATCGGCGCGCTGCTGCGCGGCACCAAGCGTGAGGAAGTCGAGCGTGGTCAGGTGCTGTGCAAGCCGGGTTCGGTCAAGCCGCACACCAAGTTCAAGGCTGAGGCCTACATCCTCACCAAGGAAGAGGGCGGTCGTCACACCCCGTTCTTCACCAACTACCGTCCGCAGTTCTACTTCCGCACCACCGACGTGACCGGTGTGGTCCATCTGCCGGAAGGGACCGAAATGGTCATGCCGGGCGACAACATCGCCATGGAAGTGCACCTGATCGTGCCGATCGCCATGGAAGAGAAGCTGCGCTTCGCTATCCGCGAGGGTGGCCGCACGGTGGGTGCAGGCGTCGTCGCAAGCATCATCGAGTAA
- a CDS encoding serine hydrolase domain-containing protein, whose amino-acid sequence MTAQTARQSATPQTPPLPQAKPETLGLSSGRLQKMSDAFRREIDKGTTPGVTMLVARRGQIGWFEALGRQGPDGDAAMARDSIFRIFSMTKPIVSLGIMQLVEDGQILLNEPLAKYIPEFADSKVGVERNGQLELALPLRPITIQDLLRHTSGIAYEITGNGMVQRMYQKANVRNRNISNAEHAAIVAGLPLICQPGAEWNYSRSTDILGRVIEVVSGKTLGAFLTERILAPLRMTETGFHTDAANSGRIAQPFPVDPWTGDKVTLFDPLEQPKMESGGGGLVSTTMDYARLCQMLMNGGTLDGVRIIGRKTLHFMASNHLAANVKVESHLLPPGHGFGLGFAVRTDDGMAPFAGSKGQFFWSGVAGTFFWIDPVEELFAVFMSQGPGQREYFRTLIRSLVYAALE is encoded by the coding sequence ATGACCGCCCAAACTGCCAGACAGTCCGCCACGCCACAGACCCCGCCTCTGCCGCAGGCGAAGCCGGAAACCCTCGGCCTGTCATCAGGCCGTCTTCAAAAGATGTCTGACGCGTTCCGGCGCGAGATCGACAAGGGCACCACGCCGGGCGTGACCATGCTGGTGGCGCGCCGCGGCCAGATCGGCTGGTTCGAGGCACTGGGCCGGCAGGGTCCGGACGGCGACGCAGCGATGGCCCGGGACAGCATTTTCCGCATCTTTTCCATGACCAAGCCGATCGTCTCGCTGGGTATCATGCAACTGGTCGAGGACGGTCAGATTCTGCTCAACGAGCCGCTGGCCAAGTACATCCCCGAATTTGCCGACAGCAAGGTCGGCGTCGAGCGCAACGGCCAGCTCGAACTGGCCTTGCCGCTGCGGCCCATCACCATCCAGGACCTGCTGCGCCACACCTCCGGCATCGCCTATGAGATCACCGGCAATGGCATGGTGCAGCGGATGTACCAGAAGGCCAATGTCCGCAATCGCAACATCAGCAATGCCGAACATGCCGCCATCGTCGCCGGCCTGCCGCTGATCTGCCAGCCCGGAGCCGAATGGAACTACAGCCGCTCCACCGACATCCTCGGCCGGGTCATCGAGGTGGTGTCCGGCAAGACGCTCGGCGCGTTCCTCACCGAGCGGATTCTCGCGCCGCTACGGATGACCGAAACCGGCTTCCACACCGACGCCGCCAACAGCGGCCGCATCGCCCAACCGTTCCCGGTCGATCCGTGGACCGGCGACAAGGTGACGTTGTTCGATCCGCTGGAACAGCCGAAGATGGAATCCGGCGGCGGCGGGCTCGTCTCCACCACCATGGACTATGCGCGGTTGTGCCAGATGCTGATGAACGGCGGCACGCTCGACGGCGTCAGAATCATCGGCCGCAAGACGCTGCACTTCATGGCGTCCAACCATCTCGCGGCGAATGTGAAGGTCGAGAGCCACCTGCTGCCGCCCGGCCACGGCTTCGGCCTCGGCTTCGCCGTGCGTACCGACGACGGCATGGCGCCGTTCGCCGGGTCGAAGGGCCAGTTCTTCTGGAGCGGCGTCGCCGGCACCTTCTTCTGGATCGATCCCGTGGAAGAGCTGTTCGCGGTGTTCATGTCGCAGGGACCGGGGCAGCGCGAATATTTCCGCACGCTGATCCGCAGCCTGGTTTACGCGGCGCTGGAGTAA